In the Scyliorhinus torazame isolate Kashiwa2021f chromosome 4, sScyTor2.1, whole genome shotgun sequence genome, one interval contains:
- the LOC140411532 gene encoding dynein regulatory complex subunit 5-like, translating to MCTQWLEKMLLIHSPPPVPSFHTTEHPRLNQLLEKHKRKVLSKISTNIPLQVTANLVSDEDYWKRCCLECWEVCDTSHYGGSWKRMFFERLLKNIIEFFVPDTTDVKVVLELVPLCKNYVKTLDIAQLLPPVKQSPETLDDSSSDGGSDSDGNGPSVDHFDFSILLSKLIHLEELNVTYGVKDCGMNFEWNIFQFTYRDCFSLARAIHSCKTLKVVRLPRNRIDDEKLRVLVKYMLNHPSLKELDLSHNMIMDNGAKVVAKLLHKTNLEKVNLCNNRISAHGAKALSYKVRRFSTLKSINFRLNQIGDDGGEVLGRALMKSSVEDINLSSNELTEPVAVVFSELLMKNRNLKSIDLSCNNLGPEAGKQLQEGMTMNKTLMEFDLRLTDIGAENEYAINQMLHNNRERVRNAICRPLKVIKANEVPSDHYLVTD from the exons ATGTGCACACAGTGGCTGGAGAAAATGCTGCTGATTCACTCACCTCCCCCTGTGCCCTCTTTTCACACCACAGAACATCCCCGTTTGAACCAACTCCTGGAGAAGCACAAACGCAAGGTGTTGTCAAAGATCTCCACCAATATCCCACTGCAAGTGACAGCCAATCTGGTCAGCGATGAAGACTATTGGAAAAGGTGCTGCCTTGAATGCTGGGAGGTTTGCGACACCTCCCATTacggggggagctggaagaggATGTTCTTTGAACGACTGCTAAAGAACATCATTGAATTCTTTGTCCCGGACACCACCGATGTAAAGGTGGTCCTGGAACTGGTCCCCCTCTGTAAAAACTATGTGAAGACGTTAGACATTGCCCAGCTCCTTCCTCCTGTCAAACAATCCCCTGAGACATTAGACGATAGCTCTTCAGATGGTGGCAGTGATAGTGATGGAAATGGGCCGTCAGTTGATCACTTTGACTTCAGCATCTTGCTGAGCAAACTCATCCACCTCGAAGAGCTGAACGTGACGTACGGGGTCAAAGACTGCGGGATGAATTTCGAATGGAATATCTTCCAGTTCACCTACCGAGATTGCTTCTCCCTTGCAAGGGCCATCCACTCCTGCAAGACCTTGAAGGTGGTCCGACTCCCTCGAAACAGGATTGATGATGAGAAGTTACGAGTGCTGGTGAAGTACATGCTGAACCATCCCTCGCTGAAAGAACTCGACCTGTCACACAACATGATCATGGACAACGGGGCGAAGGTCGTGGCCAAACTTCTACACAAGACAAACCTGGAGAAGGTGAACCTGTGCAACAATCGTATCTCGGCTCACGGGGCCAAAGCTCTCTCCTACAAAGTCAGGCGCTTTTCAACCCTCAAATCCATCAACTTCCGCCTCAATCAAATCGGGGATGACGGGGGAGAGGTCTTGGGCCGAGCTCTTATGAAATCCTCAGTGGAAGATATCAACCTGTCGAGCAATGAGCTGACGGAGCCTGTGGCAGTGGTCTTCTCTGAACTACTGATGAAGAACCGCAACCTGAAGTCCATTGATCTTTCCTGTAATAATTTAGGCCCG GAAGCTGGGAAGCAGCTACAAGAGGGAATGACAATGAACAAGACTCTAATGGAGTTTGACCTGCGTCTGACTGATATCGGTGCGGAGAATGAATACGCCATCAACCAGATGCTGCACAATAACCGAGAGAGGGTGAGAAATGCCATCTGCCGCCCACTTAAAGTCATCAAAGCCAACGAGGTGCCATCAGACCACTACCTGGTGACTGACTGA